GCGTCGCCGACCTCTACGAGCGAGATTTCGATATCGAGCGCGACGACGGGATGGCAGGCTTTCGATCCTCGGTCGAGGGAATCGACCTCAACGCGGTTGGCGCGAAGTACGCCGGCGACTGAGCTACCGATCGTTCTCGGCGACGTGTGCCAGTAGCCCCTCGACGAGCGGTGAGGCGATGTAGCGGACCGTACTCCGGGCGCTGTCGTACTCGACGAGACCCCAATCGTCGAGTTTCGGGAGTTCGACGTCGGCGATCGACGTGCGGACGTGTCGGCGGGTCGCTGCGGAGGGTGCTTCCTGGGAGGTGACGTGATCGACGAGCGTCTCGATGGCCATGGTGTCGCCGCTGTGTTCGCGAAGCGCGGTGACGACGGTGCGCCGGCGCGGATCGGCGAGTGCGGCGAACGCGTCGTCGGGCGTCACCGATGGCGTCGTGTCGAAGTCGGTGCCGGAGCGACCGTCGGTCGAGTCGAGCGGCACATCGGACATGACGGGTGAACGGTGGTCGTCGACAGGGATGAACGGCCGAGACCGTTTGGCGTCGTTGTCGCCCCTTCCGTCCGTTTTCGATCATAAACAGTGCAAACGGCGTTCGGTGCGGCGGCGGTGCGGACACGGTTGCGGCGCGGCCGACGGTGCGGCTGCGGAGGCGGTGCGATCCTGGTGGATGAAGGGCAAGCGACCGTAGGAAGCGAGGGCTTCGGCGGTGCTGTACAGTAGCGGTTGCGGAGAGTGCCAGCAGTTCTACCGCGAGCGAACGGAGTGAGCGAGCGGGAGTTTTTGATGAAGCTTTTTGCAAGGGGTTGAGCGAGTCGAAGGCGAGCGAACCCCCCGCAGTAAAACGGTTCAGGTGAGGAAAACGTGGCGCGGCCGGTCCGCGAGCACGTCCTGACCCCACGAGACGGTGTCGGCGAACGCGTCGCTTCGGAAGAACTCCATCGCGTCTTCGCGCGAGCGCCACTGGCTGGCGATGAACATATCGTTTTCGTCCGCACGGTTGACGAGGAGATCGGTTTCGTGGTGGCCGTCCATGTCGGCGAGGAGGTCGCCAACGGTGGCGAACTTCTCGACGAACTCCTCACGGTGTTCTGGCTTCGTGGTGTAGAACATCCCCATCGTGCCGAAGCCCGCTTCTTCGCCCTCCAGCTCACCGACTTCCGCGCGCGAGACGACGCCCGGGAGATCGGCGAGGAAGCCACCGGCGGTCTCGGCGGCGCTCGCGGTGTCCCAGATGCTCACGACTGCCGCGTTGCCACCGTCCGTGCTCGCGGTTTCACCGCTCGCATCCGAGGCGCTTCGCGCCTCGCTATTCGTATAGACCGCGGTCTTGACGTGAGTGTCGTAGTGTTCGAAGTTCCCGCGGAGGCCGTCGACATCGTCGGCGAGGGTTGCGGGCTCGGCCTCGGAGTAGAGCACCATCGCGTGGACATCCTCGCCGTGAGGTTGGCCGGCGTAGATGTCCTCGTCGGCGAGTGCCTCCCGAATGTCCTGCTCGCTCTCGTCATCGTGATCGTCGTCGGAACGACCACCGTGATGGCCTTCGTCGTGGTGGCGTTCGCCGTGTGCGCTCGCGTCGCCGTGATGATGGCTGGTGTCCTCGCCCGTGGGAACTGGCTCGCCGGCGAGGAGCGCGCCGAGGTCCTCCGGGGGGAACCGCCGACCGAAACGGAACCGGCCGAACTCGGCGTAGCGCGAACTCGACGGATCGAACCGCATCTCGTAGAGGAGTTTCTTGATCTGTGCGGGGTCGTCCGCGAAGAGAGTAACGCCCCACTCATAATCGTCGAACCCGACGCTGCCGGTGATGATCTGGGTGACGTCGCCGGCGTAGTCGCGGCCGATGTCGCCGTGGCCGCTCATGAGGTCGCTCCGCTCGTCGAAAGGGAGATCGTACCAGTTGTCCTCGGGCCCACGGCGCTTGTCCATCGGGTAGAAGGAGACGTGCTCCATGTCGGGGATGTCGGGCTTCAACCGGGATTCGATGTAGCGCGCCATCCCGGTGTCCTCGACCTCCTCGCCTTCGAAGTAGTCCTGGGACATGTAGCCCGAGACCTCCGTGACCGAGAGGTAGGAGTCGGTCTGTTCGGTGAAATCGGCGAGCGCCGTGGCCTCGAACCGTCGTTCGGCGGTATCGAGGTGGGCCATCGACGGCCGGAGGTGGAGCACGAGGAGATCGGCGTCGTGGCCGAGCACGCTGAACGTCGCCGACCCGCCCGCGTCGGCGTCCGCGACGGCCTCGTGGGCCGTGAGGTAGTCGATCCCCTCCTCGATCGCGCGCTGGCGCTCACGGTCGGGGGCCGCGCGCCACGCGTCCCAGTCCACCGTCCGAAAGTCGTGGAGCACGTACCACCCTTCCTCGGTCCGCGGTGGCTCTCGTCGGTCCATGTCGCAACTACGGGCCGAACGACAAGGGCGTTTGTGTTTCGACGCCGGCACGGGCAGTCCCAACCGTTTAGCGCCCGTGGGTATCCACGGACAGTAGTGCGATGAGTGCAAACGAGGACGGCCCCACCGGCGCGACGCTCTCCTATCGCAAGATCCTCGAGCGCGAGATGGAGAACGCCCTGAAAGAGATGGACCGGCCCGCGGTCGGGACGTTCATCTCGGGCTTTTCGGCCGGGCTCAACCTGAGCTTCGGGGCGCTGTTCATGGCGATGGTGCTGACCTTCGCGGGCGGGTTCGACTCGACACTCACCAAACAGGTCACGCTCGCCGGTGTCTCCTCGATCGCGTTTCTGTTCGTCGTCATCGGTCAGACCGAACTCTTTACTGCTCACTCCACGATGGCTGTCCTCCCGGTGCTCGACGGCCGAGCGTCGCTTCGTGATCTCGGACAGATCTGGAGCGTAACCTACGTCTCGAACCTGCTCGGCTGTGCGGCGTTCGTCGCACTCATCGCGGCGATCGGCGAACCGATGGGGATCGCCGAGCCGAGCGCGTTCGGCTCGCTCGCGGGCGCGCTCGTCGGTCTTCCGTGGTGGACGATCACCCTGTCGGGAGTCGTCGCGGGGTGGTTGATGGGGATGGCGACGTGGCTCTCGGCCGCCAGTCGCGACACCGTCGGCCGAATCGTCTTCGTGTTGCTCACGACCGCTGCCATCGGGTTCGGGCCGTTCCACCACGCGATCCTCGGCACGACGGAAGTACTCTCGGCGATCGTCCTCGATGCGGGCGTCGCGCCGGGCGCGTTCGTCCCGTTCATCGTCTTCACGACCATCGGCAACGTGCTCGGCGGGACGGTCTTCGTCGCACTCCTCAACTACGGCCACATCGCTCTCGCGGGCGAGGAGAAAGACGTGGACTTCCAAGCGAACGGTATCGAGGATTCCTGACTCCGGTGACTGCACCCGTACGCGCCGATGTACTGCATCAGTCGGAGCGCGATCGACCGATGGCGAAAACGCCGCGCCTATCGAGTGCCGCGTCGGTCAGCAGGAGTAATCGCTGTACTCCGAGGAGAACGGCCACGGCAGCGACGATCAGGACGCCTTCGAGAGGACTCGATAGCAGTCCGAGCGCGACGATCAGCGTCGTCGCACACGCCGGCGGGTGACGGACGCCGAGATGGATCATCCCCATCACGGTGAGTACGATGGCCCCGACGCCGCTGGCAGCGAGTCGGAGACCGGGGAGCGAGAGTGGCGCGATCTCGCTCGTCACGACGATACCGCCGGCGAAGAGGTGGTAGGTAGCGAGGCCGGTGACGACGCCGATCGCGTGGCTCACGACCACTCGCCGGGTGTCGCTCGCCTCGCTCTCGGGGAAGGTGGCGAGAACGAACGCCGAGGGGCCGAGGCTCGGAAACAGCGCCGGCAGGCCCGTTGCCCACGCGAGCACACCGATGACGGCGATGAGCAGCCCCGTATGGAGGCCCGTGGCGAGCCGATCGTCCATCGTCGGCGGTTCGGTGGCCGGGCCTAAAACGCCGCTGAAGCCCGATCGACGGCGGTCGACTGCGGATCGTTCTCGGAAACGGCCGACACGCGAATCAGGGGACGACGGTCACCGGGACGGACGAGTCCTGCACGACCGTCCCTGCGACGCTTCCCAGCAGGACGCGCGAGACGCCGGAACGCCCGCGGCTTCCCATGACGATCGCGTCGATGTCGTGGTCGTCGGCGTACGCGGTGATGGCGTCGGCAGGCCGACCCTCGACGACCGCCGTATCGAGCGTCGCGTCGTACTCCGCCGCCAGTTCGTCGGCTGCCGCGAACAGCTCCTCGGCGGCCGTTTCGGCGGTGTCGGCGGCCGTTTCACTGTCGCCGGATCGCTCACCATAGCCCGCTCCCGTCGGGTCGATGACGTTCAGTACAGTGACGTCGGCCTCGGGAAAGATCGTGAGTGCGTGTTCGAGTCCGGGCCAGGAGTGTGTCGAGTCGGTCAACGGGACGAGCAATCGTCGGCCCATGATCGGATCAGTCGGCGGTCGGGCATAAGCCTGCGGCAGCACGTTTCGGTCTCAGCCAGCCAACACCGTCGGCCCGAAGATCATCACGACGAGTGCGCCGATCATCGTGAGCGTCACCGCCGTCGTCACTGCGCCGGCGAGCGCCTGCCGACTGCCGATCGGGAGCCGGGAAACCACCGCTTCGGTGCTCGCCCGGAAGATGTGGCCGCCGTCGAGCGGGAACGAGGGGATACAGTTGAACAGCCCGAGGTTGACGTTGATCCAGCCGGTCCAGAACAGCACGTTCGCGAGGGTGAACACGCTCCCGCCGAGGAACGACAGCGGTCCCGTGATGGTGAAGTAGTTCCTGACTGGGCCGACGAAGCCTGCAAAGCTGACGAGCCCGCTGCTCCCCGGAACCGCGCCCGCGAACGGCAGTGAGATCACGGCGAGGAACTGTGCGACCAGCGAGCCGCCCAGGCCACCGGCTCCACCTGCTCCGTCTCCACCGCCACCGCCGAGCAGGCCGAGATACTGCGAGGCGGGATACGACTGAATGCCGAAGTCGTCGACCACGATCCCAGTCGTGCCGGGTGAGATTCTGACGCCGAGGAATCCGTTACCGGTATCGGGGTTCTCGTTCAATTGTACCGAGTAGTTGCCGCGGTCGTCGTTCACGACCGCCTCGACACGCACCCTCTCGTTCGGTTCGGTCCCATCGAGCACGTCGCTCAACGCCGACCGGTTCGGCGTGCGCTCGCCGGCAATACGGGTGACGACAACCGACTCACCCGCAAGGCCGTCGCTCGCGTTCGCGAGTGGACCGCCGGGCGTGACGGTCGCGGCCGCGCCGACGGGCATCGTCACGGTTCCGTTGTCGGTCGAAAGCTGTGCCGTCGATCGGTTTTCGAGCGCTGCGTGGAAGGCGTTCTCGGTGCCGACGGCGGTCCCGTTGACCGCCTCGATCGACGTTCCGGTGGCGAGCGGTCCGTCCACGACCGCGCTGGTGACGACGACCGACCGCTGTACCGTGGTAGTGTTGCCGTCCTGTAGCGAGACCGCGACTGTGCGGTTCGCGTCCGCGAGCGCGGCGTCGAACTCGCTCGCGTTCGCCACCTGCTGCCCGTCGATGTGGGTGATGACGTCGCCACGATCGATACCGGCGTCGGCGGCGGGAGTGCCGTTGAGCGCCCCGCCGACGGGAACGCCGGGTGCGGCCGCGATCGAGCCGACCACCGGGCCGAAGAGGAGGGCGAACGCGATTACCGTGATCGCGAAGTTGTTGGTGACGCCCGCAGCGAACATCCGGGTGCGGTCTCCGCGGTCGGCGCGCGCCTGACTCTCTTCGTCGGGTTCGACGAACGCGCCCATCGGGATCACCGCGAGCAGCGCGAGTCCCATCGATTCGATGTCGATGTCTTCGACCCGACAGAGCAGGCCGTGGCCACCCTCGTGAACCACCAGACCGACGAGAAGGCCGAACACGATCTCGGGCGCGACCGAGAGCGGCAAGAACTGGTTGACGCCAGGGATCACGAGCGCGTCCTGTGGCTGCCTGATTACCGTGGATTCGGGCTGGTTGAAGATCCTGACGGCGCTGAAGAGCACCGCGAGGAAGGAGCCAGCCATCACCACCAGCGCGATCCCGACGCCGACGTTGGCCCACGCCCGCCAGAACCGCTTCGGTCCCGCGAGCCAGTCGAGAAACTCCTTTCCGCGCTGGGTGTGGATCGTCGTGATCGGCCCCGACACCCGAACCGAACTCGGCAGGACGCCCCACGACTGGAGCGCCGTCGCAACGAGTGTATAGAGGAGAAGCCCCGAAAGCACCCACACCAGCGTGCTAACCATCATCCGTTCGGACGGCCCTCGCGGCCATGAGGGTTTGGTTTGCCCGCGTCCTCCTCACCCCACACCGCAGCGCCGAAACGAGGCTACGCCTCACGCCGGAGGCGACGAACCACGAACGCGCGGTCGAGATCGGCGAGGAAGGTGCCGAGCTGTGGCCCCTGATCGGTGTCGAAGAAGAGCCGGTAACCCGCGGCGAACAGGTTTCCGGGATCGAGATCGTGTCGCCGCGCAGTCTCGAAGATCTCGCTCTGGATCGCCTCACCAGCGTGGCCCGCTTCGACGAAGTCGGCGAGGTCATCGAGCGCGGCCTCGGTGGCAGCGTCGAACTCCGTGGCGGGGAGGTCGGCTGCGAGGCGGTAGTTGTAGGCGTTGTCGACGCGCTCGGCCCACGTACGGGCGCGGTTGACTCGTGCGAGCGCGTCCATGACGACTTCTTCGGAGGCGTCCGTGGGAATGTGATCCTCACGGCGCGCCATCTTCTCGCGGAGATCGGAATCGTCGGTCATCCCCAACACGGCAGCGAAGGTGTAGGGAAGCCGGAGCCGTGGAGTCTCGCTGTCGCCGATGACCGTCGGGTAGGCGGCTTCGACCGTCGCCATCGATCGGGCTTCAGTGTCCAAATCCTCGGAGTACGCTCGCTCGAAGCGATCAAATTCGTCGACGAGCTGATCGACCCGCTCGACCGAGAAATCCCGTGCCGTACTCGGATCCTTTGTGAAGAAGTACCGGAGCACTTCAGGTTCGATCAGTTCGAGCACGTCCTGGACCATGATGACGTGTCCGGCCGACGACGAGAACGGCTGGCCATCGAGCGTGAACCACTCGTAGGCCATCGGGACTGGTGGGATATCGCCGAGGACATTGCGGGTAATGTCGGCCCCGCTCGGCCACGAGCCTTCGGCGTGGTCCTTCCCGAACGGTTCGAAGTCCACGTCGAGCACTTGCCACTGGG
This window of the Halococcus saccharolyticus DSM 5350 genome carries:
- a CDS encoding site-2 protease family protein; translation: MVSTLVWVLSGLLLYTLVATALQSWGVLPSSVRVSGPITTIHTQRGKEFLDWLAGPKRFWRAWANVGVGIALVVMAGSFLAVLFSAVRIFNQPESTVIRQPQDALVIPGVNQFLPLSVAPEIVFGLLVGLVVHEGGHGLLCRVEDIDIESMGLALLAVIPMGAFVEPDEESQARADRGDRTRMFAAGVTNNFAITVIAFALLFGPVVGSIAAAPGVPVGGALNGTPAADAGIDRGDVITHIDGQQVANASEFDAALADANRTVAVSLQDGNTTTVQRSVVVTSAVVDGPLATGTSIEAVNGTAVGTENAFHAALENRSTAQLSTDNGTVTMPVGAAATVTPGGPLANASDGLAGESVVVTRIAGERTPNRSALSDVLDGTEPNERVRVEAVVNDDRGNYSVQLNENPDTGNGFLGVRISPGTTGIVVDDFGIQSYPASQYLGLLGGGGGDGAGGAGGLGGSLVAQFLAVISLPFAGAVPGSSGLVSFAGFVGPVRNYFTITGPLSFLGGSVFTLANVLFWTGWINVNLGLFNCIPSFPLDGGHIFRASTEAVVSRLPIGSRQALAGAVTTAVTLTMIGALVVMIFGPTVLAG
- a CDS encoding HPP family protein; this encodes MDDRLATGLHTGLLIAVIGVLAWATGLPALFPSLGPSAFVLATFPESEASDTRRVVVSHAIGVVTGLATYHLFAGGIVVTSEIAPLSLPGLRLAASGVGAIVLTVMGMIHLGVRHPPACATTLIVALGLLSSPLEGVLIVAAVAVLLGVQRLLLLTDAALDRRGVFAIGRSRSD
- a CDS encoding universal stress protein, with translation MGRRLLVPLTDSTHSWPGLEHALTIFPEADVTVLNVIDPTGAGYGERSGDSETAADTAETAAEELFAAADELAAEYDATLDTAVVEGRPADAITAYADDHDIDAIVMGSRGRSGVSRVLLGSVAGTVVQDSSVPVTVVP
- a CDS encoding formate/nitrite transporter family protein → MSANEDGPTGATLSYRKILEREMENALKEMDRPAVGTFISGFSAGLNLSFGALFMAMVLTFAGGFDSTLTKQVTLAGVSSIAFLFVVIGQTELFTAHSTMAVLPVLDGRASLRDLGQIWSVTYVSNLLGCAAFVALIAAIGEPMGIAEPSAFGSLAGALVGLPWWTITLSGVVAGWLMGMATWLSAASRDTVGRIVFVLLTTAAIGFGPFHHAILGTTEVLSAIVLDAGVAPGAFVPFIVFTTIGNVLGGTVFVALLNYGHIALAGEEKDVDFQANGIEDS
- a CDS encoding heme-binding protein, whose translation is MDRREPPRTEEGWYVLHDFRTVDWDAWRAAPDRERQRAIEEGIDYLTAHEAVADADAGGSATFSVLGHDADLLVLHLRPSMAHLDTAERRFEATALADFTEQTDSYLSVTEVSGYMSQDYFEGEEVEDTGMARYIESRLKPDIPDMEHVSFYPMDKRRGPEDNWYDLPFDERSDLMSGHGDIGRDYAGDVTQIITGSVGFDDYEWGVTLFADDPAQIKKLLYEMRFDPSSSRYAEFGRFRFGRRFPPEDLGALLAGEPVPTGEDTSHHHGDASAHGERHHDEGHHGGRSDDDHDDESEQDIREALADEDIYAGQPHGEDVHAMVLYSEAEPATLADDVDGLRGNFEHYDTHVKTAVYTNSEARSASDASGETASTDGGNAAVVSIWDTASAAETAGGFLADLPGVVSRAEVGELEGEEAGFGTMGMFYTTKPEHREEFVEKFATVGDLLADMDGHHETDLLVNRADENDMFIASQWRSREDAMEFFRSDAFADTVSWGQDVLADRPRHVFLT
- a CDS encoding DUF7344 domain-containing protein; the protein is MSDVPLDSTDGRSGTDFDTTPSVTPDDAFAALADPRRRTVVTALREHSGDTMAIETLVDHVTSQEAPSAATRRHVRTSIADVELPKLDDWGLVEYDSARSTVRYIASPLVEGLLAHVAENDR